The genomic segment TTGATCTTGTAGACTTTACAAAAACATTTTTTGCAAAACATACAATTTTGAATATTCTAACTCACTATTGTGTTTTTACATCAGAAGATTTATTACTTGTAATGCGTCCTTATCAAATTGTAGCAACTGAAAGAATAATAAATCGTATTGAGATTGCAACAAACTATAAAAAGACAGGTACAGTAGAAGCTGGCGGTTATATATGGCATACAACAGGTTCAGGAAAAACCTTAACCAGTTTTAAAACTGCACAGCTTGCTACAAACCTTGATTATATTGATAAAGTGCTTTTTGTAGTTGATAGAAAAGACCTGGATTATCAGACAATGAAAGAATATGATCGTTTTCAAAAGGGGGCTGCAAACAGCAACACTTCAACTAAAATACTTAAAACACAACTAGAAGACTTAAATGCTAAGATTATAATTACAACAATTCAAAAGTTAGATGTATTTATTAGAAAAAATAAAACTCATGATATTTATAATAAGCATACAGTCATTATATTTGATGAATGTCACCGCTCTCAGTTTGGAGATATGCATATTCAAATTATAAAAACATTTAAGAATTATCATTTATTTGGTTTTACAGGTACACCTATTTTCACAAAGAATTCTGGTAGTGGGAAGAATCCTAAACTTAAAACAACACAGCAAGCCTTTGGAGATAAGCTACACACATATACTATTGTAGATGCAATAGGTGATGCAAATGTATTGCCATTTAGAATTGATTATATTAAAACAATGAAAGAATCAAATAATATAAATGATAAAAAAGTAAAAGCCATTGACAGAGAAAATGCAATGCTTGAACCAAAGCGTATTAGTGAGGTAACTGCTTATATTCTGGAACACTTTGAGCAAAAGACTTATAGAAACCAAAGCCGCTCTTATTATGACCATAAGATTATCACTAATGTAGATAAAATGGCAGCTTCAAAAAATAATACAGTTGAAGAAAAAAAGCAAAACACTAAAGTAAATGGATTTAACTCTATTTTTGCGGTTGCCTCTATTCCTATGGCAATAAAATATTACAATGAATTTAGAAGACAAATGGATGAAAAGGGTAAAAAGCTTACTATTGCAACAATTTTTAGTTACAGTCCAAACGAAGAAGATCCTGAGGATGCTTTATTTGATGAAAACTTTGAAACTGATGGTCTAGACCAGACATCAAGGGACTTTCTTGATTCTGCCATAAAAGACTACAATAATACTTTTAATGTAAACTATGATACGTCAGCTGATAAGTTTCCTAATTACTATAAGGATGTTTCCCTCAGAATGAAAAACCGTGAAATAGATTTGCTAATTGTTGTAAATATGTTTTTGACAGGATTTGATGCAACAACTTTAAATACTTTATGGGTAGATAAAAACCTTAAACAACATGGACTTATCCAAGCCTTTTCTCGTACAAATAGAATATTAAATTCAGTAAAAACATTTGGTAATATTGTGTGCTTTAGAAATCTTGATGATGAAGTAAATAGTGCCCTTGCCTTATTTGGGGACAAGGATGCCAGCGGTATTTTACTTTTAAAAAAATATGATGAATATATAAACGGATATGAGCATAAAGGTAAACATATTGAAGGATATGCAGAGCTTACTGAAAAACTTGAAAATCTTTATCCAATAGGTACAGACATCGTTGGTGAAGAAGCTGAAAAAGAATTTATAAAGTTATTTGGTTCTATTTTACGTACAAGAAACATTCTTGTTTCTTTTGATGAATTTAAAAATAATGAAATGCTAAACCAGAGAGATTTTCAGGATTATCAAAGTGTTTATATTGACCTTCATCAAAAATATTCAAAAAAGAAAGATAGCGAAAAGGAAAATATAAATGGAGATATTGTTTTTGAAATTGAATTAGTTAAACAAGTAGAAGTAAATATCGATTATATCTTGATGCTTGTTTTAAAATATCATGATTCTAATTGTAAGGATAAAAGTATTCTTACAACCATTGATAAAGCTATAAATTCAAGTATTGAACTTCGTAGCAAAAAGAAACTTATAGAAGACTTTATAGAAGAAATTAATGCATCAACAAATGTGGACAAGGATTGGAAAGAATTTATAAAAAGACAAAAAGATCAGGATTTATCTGTTATCATGGCAGATGAAAAACTTAAACCAGAAGAAACTCAAAAATTTATTAATAATGCATTCCGTGATGGTATATTAAAAACCACAGGAACAGATATTGATAAAATTCTACCCCCTGTATCACGCTTTGGTGGTGGTAATAGAACAGAAAAAAAGCAAACTGTTATTGAAAAGCTACTAAAATTCTTCGAAAAGTATTTGGGACTTGTAAATCAAGAGATGATTTCTAATCCTACCCTAACTTCAGAGTACCAAAATACGTTAGAAGTAGCTGAAACACAATCTCAATATGGGGAGGACTAATTCAAAATGTCAGATATTAAATTTGAAATAAAAGAAACTTTAGAATTCTTTCAGAATCATCAAAAGGTAGGAAGAAAGAATTAAATTTAATTTTTTGGAAGGATAAAGATCCAAAATATGATTTGAGCGAGTGGGATATAGAATGAAAAGTAAGAAGATAAAAACTTATAGGGAAAAATGGATGGAAGAGTATGAAAAAAGAATTATAGACCATAATGTGTCATATGAGAGTATAAAAAAATATATTAGTGAATATATGCCTAAAAAGCTATATAGATATAGGAAATTTGATGAATATTTAGAAAATAATTTGGCGGGGGAAATTTATTTTTCTGATCCTAGTGAGTTTAATGATCCCTTTGATTCTGCAATTGAAATTGATTATATAGCTTATGCGTTAAATTATTTCACAAATATTAATCGTAGAGAACTAGAAAATCTATTAGAAAAAGAACCTCAACTGAAAAAAATATTAGATAATCATTACAATGAAACATATAGAAGTTTCAAAAATAATATTAGAATAGCTTGCTTCACTACAAGTCAAAAGAATACACTAATGTGGAGTCATTATGCGGAAAATCATAGTGGTTATTGTATAGAGTATGATACAAAAAATCCCTTGTTTAGAGATATGGTTTTGCCAGTAATATATAGAGGTGAAAGGTATGATTGCACACCGTGTTTGACTACACTATCTCGAAATATTTCAATAAATGCAATATTTTTTAAAGATGAAGTATGGAATTATGAGCATGAATGGAGAGCATTTGGGACTGCTGACTATTTTAAAGAGCATAAGAATCCGGTGCAATTTATAAATGCAATATCTGCGATTTATATTGGGGCAATCAGTAAGCAAAAGAAGTTTAAAGATGTAGAGCGATTGCAAAAGATTGCAAAGGAAAATGGGATTCCTGTATATGAAATGAAAATGTTAAAGAATGAATACAAGTTAACTTTTGATAAATGATTGAGCAAAGGATTAAATTAAATAGTTATGAAATTAATGAATTAAAAGAATTATTAAATAGTATGGAGATTTATTGTGTTAAATTAGCAAGTTCGTAACACTCACAAAGGGGTCAGTGCATTGTAGAAACTTACCAGGTACAAGTTACAACTAATACAGAACTGGGCTTATGACTTATATCGTATTAGTAAAATAGCAAGTCACTCGTAAACTCCTAACAACTGCATCAGAGGCCTAACATTTTACACGTAAAATGAATAAGTACAATAGAAGTTCAAAGAATTACAAGTAAAAGGTTTGAATGAATAGAAGAATAACTTTAAGTTAATTTTACTAACTATAAAATTAATATTCAAAGTTCACATCATTCATATAAT from the Clostridium beijerinckii genome contains:
- a CDS encoding type I restriction endonuclease subunit R, coding for MSSFNIIAETNEATVVAKYTPEERKSTDYQSEAELEKDFIYSLTQQGYEYINIKNEKDLISNLRKQLEKLNQFTFSDKEWNQFYSKIISNGNESILEKTRKIQDDNMQILIRDNGSTKNIKLIDKKNIHNNFLQVLNQYEENGGSHETRYDVTILVNGFPLVHVELKRRGVAIREAFNQIKRYQRDSFWAGSGLYEYIQIFVISNGTHTKYYSNTTRNQHINDSKEKESYKKKKTSNSFEFTSYWADAYNKTILDLVDFTKTFFAKHTILNILTHYCVFTSEDLLLVMRPYQIVATERIINRIEIATNYKKTGTVEAGGYIWHTTGSGKTLTSFKTAQLATNLDYIDKVLFVVDRKDLDYQTMKEYDRFQKGAANSNTSTKILKTQLEDLNAKIIITTIQKLDVFIRKNKTHDIYNKHTVIIFDECHRSQFGDMHIQIIKTFKNYHLFGFTGTPIFTKNSGSGKNPKLKTTQQAFGDKLHTYTIVDAIGDANVLPFRIDYIKTMKESNNINDKKVKAIDRENAMLEPKRISEVTAYILEHFEQKTYRNQSRSYYDHKIITNVDKMAASKNNTVEEKKQNTKVNGFNSIFAVASIPMAIKYYNEFRRQMDEKGKKLTIATIFSYSPNEEDPEDALFDENFETDGLDQTSRDFLDSAIKDYNNTFNVNYDTSADKFPNYYKDVSLRMKNREIDLLIVVNMFLTGFDATTLNTLWVDKNLKQHGLIQAFSRTNRILNSVKTFGNIVCFRNLDDEVNSALALFGDKDASGILLLKKYDEYINGYEHKGKHIEGYAELTEKLENLYPIGTDIVGEEAEKEFIKLFGSILRTRNILVSFDEFKNNEMLNQRDFQDYQSVYIDLHQKYSKKKDSEKENINGDIVFEIELVKQVEVNIDYILMLVLKYHDSNCKDKSILTTIDKAINSSIELRSKKKLIEDFIEEINASTNVDKDWKEFIKRQKDQDLSVIMADEKLKPEETQKFINNAFRDGILKTTGTDIDKILPPVSRFGGGNRTEKKQTVIEKLLKFFEKYLGLVNQEMISNPTLTSEYQNTLEVAETQSQYGED
- a CDS encoding DUF2971 domain-containing protein produces the protein MKSKKIKTYREKWMEEYEKRIIDHNVSYESIKKYISEYMPKKLYRYRKFDEYLENNLAGEIYFSDPSEFNDPFDSAIEIDYIAYALNYFTNINRRELENLLEKEPQLKKILDNHYNETYRSFKNNIRIACFTTSQKNTLMWSHYAENHSGYCIEYDTKNPLFRDMVLPVIYRGERYDCTPCLTTLSRNISINAIFFKDEVWNYEHEWRAFGTADYFKEHKNPVQFINAISAIYIGAISKQKKFKDVERLQKIAKENGIPVYEMKMLKNEYKLTFDK